A stretch of Calditrichota bacterium DNA encodes these proteins:
- a CDS encoding CBS domain-containing protein: METDLVSPGSWPKKVSAAFVRYTQFSQTTYILILGIIVGVLSGFVAVGFRLLIAFFQTFSIKESSGILGALQQLPIWWKILLPVLGGAIVGPIIYFFAREAKGHGVPEVMQAIALKNGVIRPRVAVVKSLASAITLSTGGSVGQEGPIIQVGSAVGSTIGQWLNVSPERLKILVGCGAAAGIAATFNAPIAGAFFALEIIIGNFGLLSFSPIIISSVMATVISRAFFGSTPIFAVPLYSLVSVWEIPLYIALGIFAGLVGLAFTESVYASERFFDNLKMPEYLKTPFGGIFLGVLIVLSPHVFGGGYESIGMMLKGKFVWQSLLFLLVLKLLATSVTLGSGGSGGIFAPALLLGAASGGAFGKLAHSLFPETTASSGAYAMVGMGAVVAAATHAPITSILILFEITNDYKIILPVMIACTIATVLARRLNQDSIYTMKLSLRGISLNQGREEIIMRSFSVGDLMHPKTPVINEKSGLKEIIRIFMKYQDPFYYVVNNRNVLRGILSTHMVKSILSESEKLDQLIIAQDLVEPTDMATPDMTLADCMQKFERTDCDHLPVIENEKSKKLIGTISRKDIIKLYNHEILRKDVLGVKYIRDFGSDQLRNMVQLPRDFKVDFIPAPGEFIGHSIRELNLRTHYNITVLAVKKKISEIGPSNELPDPERIFAPGDIMVVAGKESALEKFRKLAIQE, translated from the coding sequence ATGGAAACAGATCTTGTCAGTCCCGGAAGTTGGCCCAAAAAAGTGAGTGCTGCATTCGTGCGCTATACGCAATTCAGCCAAACGACGTACATTCTCATTTTAGGCATCATCGTAGGCGTTCTCAGCGGCTTCGTCGCTGTGGGATTTCGCTTACTAATCGCATTTTTTCAGACATTCAGCATAAAAGAATCCAGCGGCATATTGGGCGCGTTACAACAATTGCCTATTTGGTGGAAGATTCTTCTGCCGGTTCTTGGCGGAGCGATTGTCGGCCCAATCATTTACTTTTTCGCGCGGGAAGCTAAAGGCCACGGCGTGCCGGAAGTAATGCAAGCGATTGCGCTCAAAAACGGCGTAATTCGTCCCCGCGTGGCGGTAGTCAAATCTCTGGCGTCGGCGATCACGCTCAGCACTGGCGGCTCCGTCGGGCAAGAGGGGCCTATTATCCAGGTCGGGTCTGCAGTGGGCTCGACAATCGGACAGTGGTTGAACGTTTCTCCCGAACGGCTAAAAATTCTCGTCGGTTGCGGCGCCGCCGCCGGAATCGCCGCCACATTCAACGCTCCTATTGCCGGCGCATTTTTCGCATTGGAAATAATCATCGGCAATTTCGGACTGCTCAGCTTCAGCCCGATCATCATTTCGTCGGTCATGGCGACGGTCATCTCCAGAGCTTTTTTTGGCAGTACGCCGATTTTTGCCGTTCCGCTGTACTCTCTCGTGAGCGTCTGGGAAATTCCGTTGTACATTGCGCTGGGGATTTTCGCCGGACTGGTGGGACTGGCGTTCACCGAATCGGTTTATGCCAGCGAAAGATTTTTTGACAATTTAAAAATGCCGGAATATTTAAAAACGCCTTTCGGTGGGATTTTTCTGGGCGTTTTGATCGTCCTCAGTCCCCACGTTTTTGGCGGCGGATATGAATCTATCGGCATGATGTTGAAAGGAAAATTTGTCTGGCAAAGTCTGCTTTTTTTATTAGTCTTGAAATTGCTGGCAACCAGCGTCACGCTCGGCTCCGGCGGCTCGGGGGGCATTTTTGCTCCGGCGTTATTATTAGGAGCCGCATCCGGAGGCGCATTCGGCAAATTAGCGCATTCTCTTTTTCCTGAGACGACCGCCAGCAGCGGCGCCTACGCCATGGTCGGAATGGGTGCGGTCGTTGCCGCCGCCACGCATGCGCCGATCACTTCGATCTTGATTTTATTTGAAATCACCAATGACTATAAAATTATTTTGCCGGTGATGATCGCCTGCACTATCGCCACGGTTTTGGCTCGTCGACTCAATCAAGATTCAATTTATACCATGAAATTATCTTTGCGCGGCATTTCTTTGAATCAGGGTAGAGAAGAAATCATCATGCGCTCTTTTTCCGTCGGCGATCTCATGCATCCCAAGACGCCGGTTATTAATGAAAAGTCCGGATTGAAAGAAATTATCAGGATTTTTATGAAATATCAAGATCCATTTTACTACGTCGTCAATAACAGAAATGTATTGCGAGGGATTCTGTCCACACACATGGTAAAAAGTATTCTCAGCGAATCAGAAAAGTTAGATCAACTGATTATCGCCCAAGACCTTGTCGAGCCGACCGATATGGCGACTCCCGACATGACACTGGCTGATTGCATGCAAAAATTTGAACGTACTGATTGCGATCATCTGCCGGTAATTGAAAATGAAAAATCGAAAAAGTTGATCGGCACTATCTCTCGAAAAGACATCATTAAACTTTACAATCATGAAATTCTCCGAAAAGACGTTTTGGGCGTCAAATATATTCGCGACTTTGGTTCTGATCAATTACGAAATATGGTGCAGCTTCCGCGGGATTTCAAAGTGGATTTTATTCCAGCGCCAGGAGAATTTATCGGTCATTCCATTCGAGAGTTGAATTTGCGTACGCATTACAACATCACCGTTCTTGCCGTCAAAAAGAAAATTTCAGAAATCGGGCCCAGCAACGAGTTACCGGATCCGGAACGAATTTTTGCGCCCGGAGACATCATGGTCGTCGCTGGCAAAGAGAGCGCTTTGGAGAAATTCCGAAAATTGGCAATCCAGGAGTAA
- a CDS encoding TrkA family potassium uptake protein → MRKFAVIGLSTFGYYLTKSLSEAGFDVMAVDSDENKIDRVKNLVSKAIVADARNKDALEGIGITDFEVVIVSLGDQIDASILVTLYLKELGVKEIIAKASTEDHGKILDRIGATTVVFPEKDVAYRFARSLGNVNVLDAIPVSKGVSILEFGPPSSFLGKSLKELDIPNRFGIQIIVIKELVPENLVIVPRADHIIKDSDILVGIGKDENFEKLLKTK, encoded by the coding sequence ATGAGAAAATTTGCAGTTATCGGCTTAAGCACTTTTGGCTATTATTTAACAAAATCTTTGTCAGAAGCCGGATTCGATGTCATGGCCGTGGATTCGGACGAAAACAAAATTGACCGCGTTAAAAATCTTGTCTCCAAAGCCATCGTGGCGGACGCTCGCAATAAAGATGCGCTGGAAGGCATCGGCATCACCGATTTCGAAGTCGTCATTGTCAGTCTCGGCGATCAGATCGACGCCAGCATTTTGGTGACGCTTTACCTGAAGGAACTTGGCGTGAAAGAAATCATCGCCAAAGCCTCTACCGAAGATCATGGTAAGATTTTAGATCGCATCGGCGCGACGACGGTTGTTTTCCCGGAGAAAGATGTGGCATACCGTTTTGCGCGCAGTCTGGGAAACGTGAATGTATTGGACGCCATCCCGGTCAGCAAAGGCGTCTCCATCCTCGAATTTGGCCCTCCCAGTTCATTTTTAGGAAAATCTCTGAAAGAACTCGACATTCCCAATCGCTTTGGAATTCAAATCATTGTCATCAAAGAATTAGTGCCGGAAAATCTGGTCATTGTTCCGCGCGCCGATCATATTATCAAAGACAGCGATATCCTGGTAGGCATTGGCAAAGATGAAAATTTTGAAAAACTGCTGAAAACAAAATAA